One window of Alteromonas sp. LMIT006 genomic DNA carries:
- the gyrA gene encoding DNA topoisomerase (ATP-hydrolyzing) subunit A, producing MSERAKEILPINIEEELKNSYLDYAMSVIVGRALPDVRDGLKPVHRRVLFAMNELKNDFNKPYKKSARVVGDVIGKYHPHGDSAVYDTIVRMAQPFSLRYMLVDGQGNFGSVDGDSAAAMRYTEVRMAKIAHELLADLDKETVNFVPNYDGTEKIPEVLPTKVPNLLVNGSSGIAVGMATNIPPHNLTEVINGCVALIENPEIEVDELMTHIPGPDFPTAALISGRKGIEEAYRTGRGKIYLRAKANIETEDNGKETIIINEIPYQVNKARLIEKIAELVKEKRVEGISALRDESDKDGMRIVIEVKRNESAEVLLNHLYANTQLQTVFGINMVALDNNQPKVFNLKQTLEAFILHRREVVTRRTVFELRKARDRAHILEGLAVALANIDPIIELIKASPSPAEAKQALVAQGWALGHVQEMLERAGDDAARPDWLSPEFGIREGQYYLTEQQAQAILDLRLHKLTGLESDKIIAEYKELLEVIAELLHILSSSERLMEVIREELEAIREEFGDERRTEITAASHDIDIEDLIEREDVVVTLSHEGYVKYQKLSDYEAQRRGGKGKSATKMKDEDFIEKLLVANTHDHILCFSTRGRMYWLKVYQLPLASRNARGRPIVNILPLEENERITAILPIQEFIEGKYVFMATANGTVKKTELTQYSRPRASGIIAVNLNEGDSLVGVDLTDGNSEIMLFSDEGKVVRFNEDQVRPMGRTATGVRGIRLEEQQKVVSLIVPHGNGAILTATENGYGKRTVLEEYPAKSRATKGVVSIKVSERNGKVVGAVQVAEEDEIMLISDAGTLVRTRAAEVSTVGRNTQGVTLIRTAQNEHVVGLQRIDEIEGVAELDEESGDAQNDTSDNNNNTMTEPENTTDNNSEE from the coding sequence ATGAGCGAGCGCGCCAAAGAAATATTACCGATTAATATCGAAGAAGAGCTAAAGAATTCCTATCTCGATTATGCTATGAGCGTTATCGTAGGACGCGCCTTACCCGATGTTAGAGATGGTCTAAAACCTGTTCATCGCCGAGTGTTGTTTGCGATGAATGAACTCAAGAACGATTTTAACAAACCGTACAAAAAATCTGCACGTGTTGTGGGTGACGTTATCGGTAAATACCATCCACATGGTGATTCTGCTGTGTACGATACCATTGTTCGTATGGCCCAGCCGTTTTCATTGCGTTACATGTTAGTGGATGGACAAGGTAACTTTGGTTCAGTGGATGGTGATTCTGCGGCGGCTATGCGTTATACCGAAGTGCGTATGGCTAAAATCGCGCATGAGCTACTAGCCGATTTGGACAAAGAAACGGTTAATTTTGTCCCGAACTATGACGGTACCGAAAAAATCCCCGAGGTACTACCAACCAAAGTACCTAATTTATTGGTAAACGGTTCATCTGGTATTGCTGTTGGTATGGCGACGAACATTCCACCGCATAATTTAACCGAAGTCATCAATGGTTGTGTCGCACTAATTGAAAACCCCGAAATTGAAGTGGATGAGCTAATGACGCACATCCCGGGTCCTGATTTCCCAACTGCAGCCTTAATTAGCGGCCGTAAAGGTATCGAGGAAGCGTATCGAACTGGTCGTGGTAAGATTTATTTGCGAGCTAAAGCAAATATCGAAACCGAAGATAATGGGAAAGAAACCATCATCATTAATGAGATCCCATATCAGGTTAATAAAGCCAGGTTGATTGAGAAGATTGCAGAACTGGTCAAAGAAAAGCGCGTTGAAGGGATTTCAGCGTTACGCGATGAGTCTGACAAAGACGGTATGCGCATTGTTATTGAAGTCAAACGTAACGAATCCGCAGAAGTATTACTTAATCATCTCTATGCCAATACGCAACTCCAAACGGTATTTGGTATCAACATGGTTGCTTTGGATAACAATCAACCAAAAGTTTTCAATCTCAAGCAAACGCTTGAAGCCTTCATTTTACATCGTCGTGAGGTCGTTACACGTCGTACTGTGTTTGAGCTGCGCAAAGCTCGCGATCGCGCTCACATTTTAGAAGGTTTGGCAGTTGCACTGGCAAACATCGACCCAATTATTGAACTTATTAAGGCGTCTCCCTCACCAGCGGAAGCTAAACAAGCGCTTGTTGCTCAAGGCTGGGCGCTTGGCCACGTTCAAGAAATGCTCGAACGCGCAGGCGATGATGCTGCACGACCAGATTGGTTATCACCGGAATTTGGTATTCGTGAAGGTCAGTACTATTTGACTGAACAGCAGGCACAAGCGATTCTGGATCTTCGTTTACACAAATTGACAGGTTTAGAATCAGATAAAATCATTGCGGAATACAAAGAACTACTTGAAGTCATTGCTGAATTACTACACATATTAAGTAGTTCTGAGCGTTTAATGGAAGTGATTCGTGAAGAGCTTGAGGCTATTCGCGAAGAGTTCGGCGATGAGCGTCGCACCGAAATCACTGCGGCAAGTCATGACATTGATATTGAAGACTTAATTGAACGTGAAGATGTAGTGGTCACTTTGTCTCATGAAGGGTATGTCAAATATCAAAAACTATCAGACTATGAGGCACAGCGTCGCGGTGGTAAGGGTAAGTCAGCCACCAAGATGAAGGATGAAGATTTCATTGAAAAGCTTCTTGTGGCCAATACGCATGACCATATCTTGTGTTTCTCAACTAGAGGACGCATGTATTGGTTGAAGGTCTATCAATTGCCATTGGCATCGCGTAATGCGCGAGGACGTCCAATTGTGAATATCTTACCGTTAGAAGAAAATGAGCGCATCACGGCCATCCTGCCTATCCAAGAGTTTATCGAAGGCAAGTACGTCTTTATGGCGACGGCGAACGGTACCGTTAAGAAGACTGAATTAACACAGTACTCACGTCCTCGAGCAAGTGGTATTATTGCTGTCAATCTTAACGAAGGGGATAGCCTTGTCGGTGTGGACTTAACGGATGGAAATAGCGAAATCATGTTGTTCTCGGATGAAGGTAAAGTGGTTCGTTTTAATGAAGACCAAGTTCGTCCAATGGGGCGCACAGCCACCGGTGTACGCGGTATTCGACTTGAAGAACAACAAAAAGTGGTTTCTTTAATTGTACCACATGGCAACGGTGCGATTTTAACTGCGACCGAAAACGGTTACGGTAAGCGCACTGTATTAGAAGAATACCCAGCCAAATCTCGTGCGACCAAAGGGGTGGTTTCGATTAAGGTGTCTGAACGAAACGGCAAGGTTGTCGGAGCGGTACAGGTTGCCGAAGAAGACGAAATCATGCTGATCTCTGATGCGGGTACCTTGGTGCGTACACGAGCGGCTGAAGTATCGACAGTGGGTAGAAATACTCAAGGTGTTACCCTTATTCGTACCGCACAAAACGAACATGTGGTAGGATTACAGCGCATCGATGAAATCGAAGGCGTTGCTGAACTGGATGAGGAATCTGGTGATGCTCAAAACGATACATCTGATAATAATAACAATACAATGACAGAGCCAGAAAACACCACGGATAATAATAGCGAGGAGTAA
- a CDS encoding MoxR family ATPase, whose amino-acid sequence MKFTGTDNYIASDELQLAVNAAMLLEKPLLVKGEPGTGKTMLAEQLAQAMDAELFQWHIKSTTKAVQGLYEYDAVSRLRDSQLGDDKVHDIANYIKKGPLWCAFTSSKRSILLIDEIDKADIEFPNDLLLELDKMSFYVPETQEWVSAQQRPIVIITSNNEKELPDAFLRRCFFHYIKFPTADELKRIVDVHFPNLKPRLLETALERFFAVRDVPGIKKKPSTSELIDWLKLLVAEDIPLEVLQNKDNANAMPPLYGALLKNEQDMHLFEKLLFMARR is encoded by the coding sequence ATGAAGTTTACTGGAACAGATAATTACATTGCGAGTGACGAATTACAACTTGCGGTTAACGCTGCCATGCTCTTGGAAAAACCGTTATTAGTAAAAGGCGAACCGGGAACAGGGAAAACCATGCTCGCGGAACAATTAGCTCAAGCGATGGATGCAGAGTTGTTTCAATGGCATATCAAATCTACGACTAAGGCTGTACAAGGCTTATATGAATACGATGCGGTGTCTCGCTTACGCGATTCACAGCTCGGTGATGACAAGGTGCATGATATTGCTAACTACATCAAAAAAGGCCCATTGTGGTGTGCATTCACAAGTAGCAAGCGCAGTATTTTATTGATTGATGAGATAGATAAAGCGGATATCGAGTTTCCCAATGACTTGTTGTTAGAACTGGATAAAATGTCTTTTTATGTGCCTGAGACGCAAGAATGGGTGAGTGCGCAGCAACGTCCGATAGTTATTATTACCTCTAATAACGAAAAAGAGCTGCCTGATGCGTTTTTGAGGCGCTGCTTTTTTCATTACATCAAATTTCCAACTGCAGATGAGCTTAAACGCATTGTCGATGTGCATTTTCCGAATCTCAAGCCACGCTTATTAGAAACCGCCTTGGAACGTTTTTTTGCGGTTCGAGACGTACCGGGCATCAAGAAAAAACCTTCCACTTCAGAGCTGATTGATTGGCTAAAACTTCTCGTAGCAGAAGACATTCCTTTGGAGGTGTTACAAAACAAAGATAACGCAAATGCAATGCCCCCATTATACGGGGCGTTACTCAAAAACGAACAGGATATGCATTTGTTTGAAAAGCTCTTATTTATGGCCCGTCGCTAA
- the nrdB gene encoding class Ia ribonucleoside-diphosphate reductase subunit beta produces the protein MRYTTFNQENNDFMAEPMFFGNPVNVARYDQQKHAIFEKLIEKQISFFWRPEEVDVSKDRADFQALSEAEKHIFISNLKYQTLLDSVQGRSPNIAFLPIISIPELETWVETWSFFETIHSRSYTHILRNLFTDPSSVFGDIVDNEQIKQRATDISRYYDDLIFATQVWQTHGEGTHDINGESITINMRELKKKLYLCMNSVNALEAIRFYVSFACTFAFAERELMEGNSKIIRLIARDENLHLTSTQHILNLWAKGKDDPEMAEIAKECEAEARAIFLKAVEQEKQWAAYLFANGSMIGLNEEILCQYVEYIANQRMAAIGLGQPFDISSNPLPWMNNYLHSDNVQVAPQEAEISSYLVGQIDSEVSAEDFDEFEL, from the coding sequence ATGAGATACACAACATTTAATCAAGAAAATAACGATTTTATGGCCGAGCCCATGTTTTTTGGTAATCCAGTCAACGTGGCGCGTTATGATCAACAAAAACACGCAATCTTTGAAAAGCTGATCGAAAAGCAGATTTCGTTTTTCTGGCGACCAGAAGAAGTTGATGTCAGCAAGGACAGAGCGGATTTCCAAGCGCTGAGTGAAGCTGAAAAGCATATCTTCATCTCGAACCTAAAGTACCAAACACTATTAGATTCGGTACAAGGTCGCAGCCCAAACATTGCGTTCTTACCGATTATTTCTATTCCTGAATTGGAAACCTGGGTCGAAACCTGGTCGTTCTTTGAGACCATTCATTCGCGCTCATACACCCATATTTTGCGTAATTTGTTTACTGATCCATCTTCTGTGTTCGGCGACATCGTGGATAATGAACAAATCAAACAGCGTGCGACGGACATTTCAAGATATTATGATGACTTGATTTTTGCCACACAAGTTTGGCAAACGCACGGTGAAGGCACACATGATATCAATGGTGAGTCAATTACCATCAACATGCGTGAACTAAAGAAAAAACTTTATTTGTGCATGAACTCGGTGAATGCCTTAGAAGCGATTCGTTTTTATGTGTCCTTTGCTTGTACCTTTGCGTTCGCAGAACGTGAACTCATGGAAGGTAACTCCAAAATCATTCGCCTAATTGCGCGCGATGAGAACTTACATCTCACCTCTACTCAGCACATTTTGAACTTATGGGCCAAAGGTAAAGATGATCCAGAAATGGCTGAAATTGCCAAAGAATGTGAAGCAGAAGCTCGCGCAATATTTTTAAAAGCGGTTGAGCAAGAAAAGCAATGGGCAGCCTATCTGTTCGCGAACGGCTCGATGATTGGCTTAAACGAAGAGATTTTATGCCAATACGTAGAATATATTGCGAATCAGCGTATGGCTGCGATTGGTCTAGGCCAGCCTTTCGACATCAGCTCTAATCCTTTGCCTTGGATGAACAACTATCTACATTCCGATAATGTGCAAGTTGCTCCACAAGAAGCAGAAATAAGCTCTTATCTGGTTGGTCAAATCGATTCAGAAGTATCGGCAGAAGACTTCGACGAGTTTGAACTCTGA
- the ubiG gene encoding bifunctional 2-polyprenyl-6-hydroxyphenol methylase/3-demethylubiquinol 3-O-methyltransferase UbiG, translated as MNVDHNEIAKFSAIAERWWDHDGEFKPLHQINPLRVGYIIEQAGGIQAKNILDIGCGGGILSEALAKGGATVTGIDLAEESLQIAKLHGLESGVKVVYECVSAEDKAEQQPQQYDVVTCLEMLEHVPDPASVVRAAAQCVKPGGKVFFSTLNRNPKSYLMAILGAEYILNLVPKGTHDYKKFIKPSELMRMIDDTDLVIENTTGLHFNPLSNDYFLSNRNIDVNYIVSCSMPG; from the coding sequence ATGAATGTGGACCACAATGAAATCGCAAAATTTTCAGCCATTGCCGAACGCTGGTGGGACCACGATGGTGAATTTAAACCACTGCATCAGATAAACCCTCTGCGCGTCGGCTATATCATTGAACAAGCTGGTGGGATACAGGCTAAAAATATATTAGATATTGGTTGCGGTGGTGGCATTTTATCCGAAGCACTAGCTAAAGGTGGCGCGACTGTCACCGGCATTGACTTAGCAGAAGAATCACTTCAAATAGCCAAACTGCATGGTTTAGAATCCGGTGTTAAAGTCGTTTATGAATGTGTTTCAGCAGAGGATAAGGCAGAGCAACAACCACAGCAATACGATGTAGTGACCTGTCTTGAAATGCTTGAGCACGTCCCCGATCCTGCCAGTGTCGTGCGGGCAGCTGCGCAATGCGTCAAACCCGGAGGTAAGGTGTTTTTCTCGACTCTCAATCGCAACCCAAAATCGTACTTAATGGCGATTCTTGGTGCGGAGTATATTTTGAACTTGGTGCCCAAAGGGACTCATGACTACAAAAAGTTCATCAAGCCTTCTGAACTGATGCGTATGATTGATGACACTGACCTGGTGATTGAAAACACCACTGGGCTACATTTCAACCCGCTCAGCAATGACTATTTTTTGTCCAATCGCAATATTGATGTCAATTACATTGTGAGCTGCTCCATGCCTGGGTAG
- the cysK gene encoding cysteine synthase A: MRVFDDNALAIGNTPLVKLNRVTSGNVYAKIESRNPSFSVKCRIGANMIWDAEKRGVLTEGKELVEPTSGNTGIALAFVAAAKGYPLTLTMPSSMSLERRKLLKSLGAKLVLTEPAKGMKGAVAAAQEIVATDPEKFVLLQQFDNPANPEIHLKTTGPEIWNDTDGTIDAFVAGVGTGGTISGVSRYIKEVQGKAITTVAVEPTDSPVITQAKAGEELTPGPHKIQGIGAGFIPGNLDLDLVDEVEQVSNEECMEMAKRLMKEEGILAGISSGAAVVAAKRYAERPENKDKVVVVILASGTERYLSSPMFAGEFSDLEEVQ, from the coding sequence ATGCGCGTATTTGACGATAACGCTTTGGCCATTGGTAATACTCCACTTGTAAAACTAAACCGCGTAACCAGCGGTAACGTTTATGCAAAAATCGAATCACGAAATCCTTCTTTCTCTGTCAAATGTCGTATTGGCGCAAATATGATTTGGGATGCAGAGAAACGTGGCGTGTTAACTGAAGGAAAAGAGCTGGTTGAGCCAACTTCAGGTAACACTGGTATTGCTTTAGCGTTTGTTGCTGCAGCCAAGGGTTACCCTCTTACCTTGACTATGCCTAGCTCGATGTCTTTAGAGCGTCGTAAACTACTCAAATCACTTGGCGCGAAGCTCGTATTAACTGAACCAGCTAAAGGCATGAAAGGTGCAGTTGCTGCTGCTCAAGAAATTGTTGCAACGGATCCAGAAAAATTCGTGTTATTGCAACAGTTCGATAATCCAGCGAACCCTGAAATTCACTTGAAGACTACAGGGCCTGAAATTTGGAATGACACTGACGGTACTATTGATGCATTTGTTGCTGGTGTAGGGACTGGCGGTACGATCTCTGGTGTTTCTCGCTACATCAAAGAAGTGCAAGGTAAAGCGATTACTACCGTTGCCGTAGAACCAACTGACTCACCAGTGATTACTCAAGCCAAAGCGGGTGAAGAGCTTACTCCAGGCCCACACAAAATCCAAGGTATTGGTGCAGGCTTTATTCCTGGAAACCTAGATTTGGATTTGGTCGATGAAGTGGAGCAAGTTTCAAACGAAGAATGTATGGAAATGGCCAAGCGCCTAATGAAAGAAGAAGGTATTCTAGCGGGTATTTCTTCTGGAGCAGCCGTTGTTGCGGCGAAGCGTTATGCAGAACGACCAGAAAATAAAGACAAAGTTGTTGTTGTTATTTTGGCTTCTGGTACCGAGCGTTATTTATCTAGCCCAATGTTT
- the yfaE gene encoding class I ribonucleotide reductase maintenance protein YfaE, translating to MSNSTKGCVVTLRDGTAFSTSKDTLLDDLEAHNIAIEYHCREGFCGACRCKIISGEVDYTTDPLAFIDDDEILPCCTVALSDLTLDI from the coding sequence ATGAGTAATTCGACAAAAGGTTGTGTTGTGACATTGCGTGACGGCACAGCCTTTTCTACTTCTAAAGACACATTACTAGACGACCTTGAAGCGCATAACATCGCGATTGAATATCATTGTCGAGAAGGATTTTGTGGTGCCTGTCGTTGTAAGATCATTTCTGGAGAGGTCGACTACACAACTGACCCCCTTGCTTTTATTGATGATGACGAGATTTTACCTTGTTGTACTGTGGCTCTGTCGGATTTGACGCTTGATATTTAG
- a CDS encoding VWA domain-containing protein encodes MLIEFFLTLKQYQVPVSLREHLDLLDALDKEVVYADWEAFYQVSRLILVKDEAHFDKFDRAFAHYFEGVSQLELFSDELPADWLRKEIEKRLSQEERDKIEKLGGLDKLMETLKERLAEQQKRHQGGNKWVGTGGMSPFGAYGDNPEGIRIGQDKNRNFSAVKVWDKREFKNLSNDERLSSRNMQVALRKLRRFARTGAAEELDIDDTIGATAKSAGLLDLKMRPERHNAVKVIMFFDVGGSMDMHIQQIEELFSAVHAEFKHLRYFYFHNCVYEGVWEDNSRRRNVLSIYEILRTYGKDYKCIFVGDATMGPYEITYPGGSVEHWNEQTGEFWLRLLLNHFTHSIWLNPQPHTYWEYHHSIDIIRDIIDDKMYPLTLDGLGQGIAKLLQK; translated from the coding sequence ATGTTGATTGAGTTTTTTCTCACCTTAAAACAATATCAAGTACCGGTGTCACTGCGAGAGCATTTGGATTTGCTGGATGCGCTCGACAAGGAGGTTGTCTATGCTGATTGGGAAGCTTTTTATCAGGTTTCGCGTTTGATTTTGGTTAAGGACGAAGCGCATTTTGACAAGTTTGATCGAGCTTTTGCACATTATTTTGAGGGAGTCAGTCAGCTCGAACTCTTTAGTGATGAATTACCTGCTGACTGGCTGCGCAAAGAGATTGAAAAGCGTTTATCACAAGAAGAACGAGACAAAATCGAAAAGCTAGGCGGTTTAGATAAGTTGATGGAAACCCTTAAAGAGCGTCTTGCCGAGCAACAAAAGCGCCATCAAGGTGGCAATAAATGGGTTGGTACGGGAGGGATGTCTCCGTTCGGTGCGTATGGAGATAATCCAGAAGGGATCCGAATCGGACAAGATAAAAATCGCAATTTCTCAGCAGTAAAAGTGTGGGATAAACGCGAATTCAAAAACCTCTCCAATGATGAACGCCTTTCATCTCGGAATATGCAAGTGGCGTTGCGTAAGTTGCGCCGGTTTGCACGAACTGGCGCTGCCGAAGAACTCGATATTGATGATACCATTGGCGCGACAGCAAAAAGCGCTGGTCTATTGGACTTGAAGATGCGTCCTGAAAGACATAACGCGGTAAAAGTGATTATGTTCTTTGACGTGGGTGGTTCGATGGATATGCATATTCAGCAGATTGAAGAACTGTTTTCGGCAGTGCATGCAGAGTTCAAACATCTGCGATATTTTTATTTTCACAATTGCGTCTATGAAGGAGTATGGGAAGACAACTCTCGTCGGCGTAATGTCTTATCAATATATGAAATTTTGCGAACGTATGGTAAGGATTACAAATGTATTTTCGTTGGTGATGCGACCATGGGACCTTATGAAATCACTTATCCTGGTGGCAGCGTTGAGCATTGGAATGAGCAAACCGGTGAATTCTGGTTACGATTGTTATTAAATCACTTTACCCATAGCATTTGGTTAAATCCACAACCTCACACGTATTGGGAATATCATCATTCAATAGATATTATTCGCGATATTATTGATGACAAAATGTATCCGTTAACGCTGGACGGTCTGGGGCAGGGGATTGCAAAGCTGTTACAAAAGTGA
- the nrdA gene encoding class 1a ribonucleoside-diphosphate reductase subunit alpha, which produces MNKQLQVTKRNGELEQIDLDKIHKVITWAAKGLNNVSVSQVEIKAHIQFYDGIKTEDIHETLIKSAADLISTDAPDYQYLAARLAIFHLRKKAYGQFEPPKLFDHVKRMVEMGKYDEHLLADYSTEEFEQMEEFLDHWRDMNFSYAAVKQLEGKYLVQNRVTGEIYESAQFLYVLVAACLFANYPKETRLDYVKRFYDAVSQFKISLPTPIMAGVRTPTRQFSSCVLIETGDSLDSINATASAIVKYVSQRAGIGVNAGRIRALGSEIRGGEAFHTGCIPFYKYFQTAVKSCSQGGVRGGAATLFYPIWHLEVESLLVLKNNRGVEENRVRHLDYGVQFNKLMYTRLIKGQDITLFSPSDVPGLYDAFFADQEKFEALYAQYEQDDSIRKKTIKAMELVSLFMQERASTGRIYLQNVDHCNTHSPFNPEVAPVRQSNLCLEIALPTKPLEHVNDENGEIALCTLSAFNLGAIESLDELEELAELAVRALDSLLDYQDYPVPAALNATMGRRTLGIGVINFAYYLAKNGVKYSDHSANGLVHRTFEAIQYYLLKASNELAKEQGACPKFNETTYSQGLMPTDTYKKDLDKICDEPLHLDWDGLRESIVKHGLRNSTLSALMPSETSSQISNATNGIEPPRGHISIKSSKDGVLKQVVPDYENLKDAYELLWDIPSNDGYLQLVGIMQKFIDQTISANTNYDPSKFEGGKVPMKLLIKDLLTTYKLGIKTLYYHNTRDGAGNSDDLEVKAATQGTQAQAVVEQDDDDGCAGGACKI; this is translated from the coding sequence ATGAACAAACAATTACAAGTCACCAAGCGCAACGGTGAACTCGAGCAGATCGATCTAGACAAAATCCACAAAGTCATTACTTGGGCCGCCAAAGGACTCAACAATGTCTCCGTCTCACAAGTCGAAATCAAAGCCCATATTCAGTTTTATGATGGCATCAAGACCGAAGACATTCATGAAACGTTGATCAAATCCGCTGCCGATTTGATCTCTACTGATGCGCCAGATTATCAATATCTCGCCGCTCGTCTAGCTATTTTCCATCTGCGCAAAAAAGCCTATGGTCAGTTTGAACCACCAAAATTGTTCGACCACGTTAAACGTATGGTTGAAATGGGTAAATATGATGAGCATCTTCTCGCTGACTACAGCACCGAAGAATTCGAACAAATGGAAGAGTTTTTAGATCACTGGCGTGATATGAACTTCTCATATGCCGCGGTCAAACAGCTTGAAGGGAAATACCTGGTACAAAATCGAGTGACGGGCGAGATTTATGAATCAGCACAATTCTTGTACGTTTTGGTGGCAGCCTGTTTGTTTGCGAATTACCCCAAAGAAACTCGCCTAGACTATGTTAAACGTTTCTATGATGCGGTGTCACAGTTTAAGATCTCGTTACCGACGCCAATCATGGCAGGTGTGCGCACCCCTACTCGTCAGTTTAGTAGTTGCGTATTAATTGAAACTGGCGACAGCTTAGATTCAATCAATGCCACTGCATCAGCGATCGTTAAATACGTATCGCAACGTGCTGGTATAGGTGTGAACGCAGGTCGCATCCGTGCATTGGGTTCTGAAATCCGTGGCGGTGAAGCTTTCCACACAGGCTGTATTCCTTTTTACAAGTATTTCCAAACCGCGGTTAAAAGCTGTTCACAAGGCGGTGTGCGTGGCGGTGCTGCGACCCTCTTTTATCCGATTTGGCATTTGGAAGTTGAATCATTACTTGTCTTAAAAAATAACCGAGGTGTTGAAGAAAACCGTGTTCGCCACCTTGACTATGGTGTGCAGTTCAATAAACTCATGTACACACGTTTGATCAAAGGTCAAGACATCACCTTATTTAGCCCGTCTGATGTACCCGGACTGTATGATGCGTTTTTCGCAGATCAAGAGAAATTCGAAGCACTTTATGCCCAATACGAGCAAGACGACTCTATCCGCAAAAAAACCATCAAAGCCATGGAGCTTGTCAGCTTGTTTATGCAAGAACGTGCTTCAACCGGTCGCATCTACCTACAAAACGTCGACCACTGTAATACCCACTCACCGTTTAACCCCGAAGTGGCACCAGTGCGCCAATCCAACTTGTGTCTTGAGATTGCCTTACCAACCAAACCATTAGAGCATGTCAATGACGAAAATGGTGAAATTGCGTTATGTACTCTATCGGCATTTAACTTGGGTGCTATCGAGTCATTAGACGAACTGGAAGAGCTTGCGGAGCTAGCCGTGCGTGCGTTAGACAGTCTATTAGATTACCAAGACTACCCAGTACCTGCAGCATTAAACGCGACTATGGGTCGCCGTACTTTGGGCATAGGTGTCATTAATTTTGCTTATTATCTTGCCAAAAATGGCGTCAAGTATTCTGATCACTCAGCAAACGGATTAGTCCATCGTACGTTCGAGGCGATTCAATATTATCTATTAAAAGCATCTAACGAGCTGGCCAAAGAACAAGGGGCGTGCCCTAAGTTTAATGAGACCACTTACTCACAAGGTTTGATGCCGACTGATACCTACAAGAAAGACCTAGATAAAATCTGTGATGAGCCATTACACCTTGACTGGGATGGATTGCGCGAAAGCATTGTGAAACATGGTTTACGCAACTCAACACTTTCTGCGTTGATGCCTTCAGAAACCTCATCACAGATTTCAAATGCGACCAATGGTATTGAACCACCACGCGGTCACATTAGTATAAAATCGAGTAAGGATGGTGTGCTAAAGCAGGTTGTTCCGGATTACGAAAACCTCAAAGACGCTTACGAGTTACTGTGGGATATTCCATCTAATGATGGCTACCTACAACTGGTCGGCATTATGCAAAAGTTTATCGACCAAACTATCTCTGCAAACACTAATTACGACCCAAGCAAATTTGAAGGCGGTAAAGTCCCGATGAAATTGCTCATCAAAGACTTATTAACTACCTATAAGCTTGGGATTAAAACGCTGTATTACCACAATACCCGTGACGGTGCTGGCAACAGTGATGATTTAGAAGTCAAAGCCGCAACTCAAGGTACACAAGCCCAAGCTGTTGTTGAGCAAGATGACGATGATGGATGTGCTGGCGGCGCGTGTAAAATTTAA